One window of Doryrhamphus excisus isolate RoL2022-K1 chromosome 13, RoL_Dexc_1.0, whole genome shotgun sequence genomic DNA carries:
- the si:ch211-15d5.11 gene encoding nuclear receptor coactivator 7: MAQSVRRMDIVGSTDHKPQRDKTRTSYFGNVKSRLGSKLPPGVSQPPQFAKRSWDTQPQARGLQDPLASNQRYYHHQYQPHLGRPLDHIPHIRNPILRQYYLQGTSWDVNAAVKQEQTGRHTSHDGKNCTDKSVFSISSHVSSSDTAPHSSSQSSPLCATLVHTEQEQVGAGKSTSTEQGSPEAHLDCHGKEKMDPETFNLLSAPAQSPLPEAEYDKLLDVEAVPMPDGQLCLLALPPECCEGEGPDATPYLKLFCRHITDRKGVVSGILLVTTNKIFFDPCKTHSLVKEHGCEEYVLSCSVDNLASLSLFSDISHVHFTHHSQKRRRGKKMFQKLKTSKRESGSALTLAALSSLSLKEEAVGNKTTTRVSEEVGSSQNEASSEASGGPLGMAATFCCGAPDLTNQVKSVESVDSPTTVPGRSSAESPGSVMFVRLRVQSPAGKTKSAGGFQFGMNQTTAARREAWLALSQESSDELYAFLKQRRPDLCLLKGGEQEGDRHEEEFVLVEDKDEEDEVEEEEEDVLQKQHSSGDDWEMVLMEDSGGDKPALLTADKDPEGLQNIVESSHILEASHVRELCKELPPKTVGHTWQLVYSMSRHGASLKSLYRKMSATDSPALVVIKDALDEIFGAFLSHPLRLSEAFYGTGETFLFMLHPRFKCFRWTGENSFFIKGDLDSFAIGGGSGHFGLWVDENLYLGRSSPCYTFNNCSLSETDDFRIMELEVWTFS; encoded by the exons ATGGCTCAGTCTGTGAGGAGAATGGACATTGTCGGGTCCACGGACCACAAGCCTCAGAGGGACAAGACCCGGACCAGCTACTTTGGCAATGTTAAGTCCAG GCTGGGCTCCAAGTTGCCTCCCGGTGTCTCTCAGCCGCCACAGTTTGCTAAGCGGTCCTGGGACACTCAACCTCAGGCCCGAGGTTTACAGGACCCTTTAGCCAGCAACCAACGGTACTATCATCATCAGTACCAACCCCACCTTGGTCGACCTCTGGACCACATCCCTCACATCAGAAACCCTATACTGCGACAGTATTACCTACAAG GAACCTCATGGGATGTGAACGCTGCCGTGAAACAAGAGCAAACAGGCCGACATACTTCACATGATGGCAAAAACTGCACG GATAAGTCAGTGTTTAGCATCTCATCGCACGTCAGCAGCAGTGATACAGCTCCCCATTCCTCGTCTCAATCATCACCTTTGTGTGCTACGCTGGTCCACACAGAG CAGGAGCAGGTTGGAGCAGGAAAGAGCACCTCTACTGAGCAAGGATCACCTGAAGCGCATTTGGATTGTCATGGTAAAGAGAAGATGGATCCAGAGACTTTTAATCTCCTCTCAGCTCCGGCTCAGTCACCCTTGCCAGAAGCAGAGTACGACAAATTACTg GATGTGGAGGCGGTACCGATGCCTGATGGACAGCTTTGCCTTTTGGCTCTTCCACCTGAATGCTGTGAGGGGGAAGGGCCAGATGCCACGCCTTATCTAAAATTGTTCTGCCGCCACATCACTGACCGCAAG GGTGTGGTTTCAGGTATCCTCCTGGTCACGACAAACAAGATCTTCTTTGATCCGTGCAAGACGCATTCCCTGGTGAAGGAACACGGCTGTGAGGAGTACGTCCTTTCATGCTCTGTGGACAATCtggcgtctctctctctcttctcggACATCTCACACGTTCACTTCACCCACCACTCCCAGAAGAG gAGAAGAGGGAAGAAAATGTTCCAAAAGCTAAAAACTAGCAAGAGGGAATCAGGTTCAGCTTTGACACTTGCAGCTTTGTCCAGTTTGAGTCTTAAAGAAGAGGCTGTAGGAAATAAGACAACTACTAGAGTGTCGGAGGAGGTTGGTAGCAGCCAGAATGAGGCGTCGTCAGAAGCATCTGGAGGACCTCTCGGCATGGCGGCCACCTTCTGCTGTGGAGCTCCAGATTTGACAAATCAAGTCAAGAGTGTAGAGTCAGTGGATAGTCCAACTACAG TGCCTGGAAGGTCCTCGGCAGAAAGTCCAGGAAGTGTCATGTTTGTGCGTCTGCGGGTTCAGTCGCCTGCAGGAAAGACAAAAAGTGCCGGAGGCTTTCAGTTTGGGATGAACCAAACCACTGCAGCGAGAAGGGAAGCTTGGCTTGCCCTCTCGCAGGAGAG CTCCGACGAGCTGTACGCCTTCCTTAAGCAGCGGCGACCAGACTTGTGTCTACTCAAGGGTGGAGAACAGGAAGGGGATCGCCACGAAGAGGAGTTTGTACTGGTGGAGGACAAAGACGAGGAGGATgaggtggaggaagaggaggaggacgtgTTACAGAAACAGCATAGTTCAGGAGATGACTGGGAG ATGGTGTTGATGGAGGACAGCGGTGGGGACAAGCCAGCCCTGCTCACTGCAGACAAGGACCCTGAAGGACTACAGAATATTGTAGAGAGCAGCCACATTTTGGAAGCTTCACATGTCAGAGAG CTATGCAAGGAGCTGCCACCCAAGACGGTGGGTCATACCTGGCAGTTGGTGTACAGTATGTCTCGCCATGGCGCCAGCCTCAAGTCCCTTTACCGAAAAATGAGCGCTACCGATTCGCCGGCGCTCGTCGTCATCAAGGATGCGCTGGATGAG ATATTCGGCGCATTCCTGTCGCACCCGCTGAGGCTCAGTGAGGCATTTTACGGCACGGGGGAAACTTTTCTCTTCATGTTGCATCCGCGCTTCAAG TGCTTCAGGTGGACTGGAGAGAACTCCTTtttcattaaaggggacctggaCTCTTTTGCCATTGGTGGAGGAAG CGGCCACTTTGGTCTGTGGGTGGATGAGAATCTGTATCTGGGCCGCAGCAGCCCCTGTTACACCTTTAATAACTGTTCCCTCTCGGAAACCGACGACTTCCGAATCATGGAGCTGGAAGTGTGGACATTcagctga
- the mtfr1l gene encoding mitochondrial fission regulator 1-like: protein METDTDVIPIWQNKPHGSTRSVVRRIGSTLPLRPPQRACFQELPGLPSLRPMDGPMVPTLADIAWIVADEEETYARVRSDSRPLKHEWRPTPLLVLHRNSSVPNFRREGKRVEGLKKPGVTALNRTTALQDELSRLRAQIAKIVAGDTGSNPLTPDLLSPDDTTMSFSMAPFETAPYQPAATAAASFVISDVTEEEEEEEDDEDKDMVSMVSELVPDPMAPVSMTASATFDLDRPSMDYREAEEDTVSLSKSTSFADVMDILKDMNRMKMSKDRYNRGCTSLREEDSASLISEALRKKFVLKDEDTLSMKRK, encoded by the exons atggaaacgGACACA GATGTCATACCTATCTGGCAGAACAAGCCTCATGGGTCCACTCGAAGTGTTGTCAGAAGAATAGGCTCAACTCTTCCACTTAGACCTCCGCAAAGAGCATGTTTTCAG GAACTGCCAGGTCTACCGTCTCTTCGCCCTATGGATGGCCCCATGGTTCCCACCTTAGCAGATATCGCCTGGATTGTTGCGGATGAAGAGGAGACGTATGCAAGAGTGCG GAGTGATTCTCGCCCTCTTAAGCACGAATGGAGGCCCACGCCTCTACTGGTGCTCCACAGGAACTCATCCGTGCCCAACTTCCGGCGTGAAGGCAAACGAGTGGAAGGACTGAAGAAGCCCGGGGTGACGGCGCTCAACCGCACCACCGCCCTTCAGGATGAGCTGAGCAGGCTCAGAGCGCAGATCGCAAAGATTGTGGCTGGTGATACTG GCTCCAACCCCTTAACTCCTGACCTTCTTTCCCCTGACGACACCACTATGAGCTTCTCCATGGCACCTTTCGAGACTGCCCCTTACCAACCAGCCGCCACGGCCGCAGCCTCCTTTGTCATCAGCGACGTCaccgaagaggaggaggaagaagaagacgacgagGACAAGGACATGGTCTCTATGGTATCAGAGCTGGTCCCCGACCCAATGGCACCAGTGTCGATGACGGCGTCGGCAACATTTGACCTGGACAGGCCCAGCATGGACTACCGCGAAGCGGAGGAGGACACAGTGTCGCTGTCCAAGTCCACCAGCTTTGCAGATGTTATGGACATCCTGAAAGACATGAACCGCATGAAGATGAGCAAGGACAG GTACAACAGAGGCTGCACATCCTTAAGAGAGGAGGACTCGGCTTCTCTGATCTCAGAAGCACTGAGGAAAAAGTTTGTCCTGAAGGATGAAGACACTTTGTCCATGAAGCGGAAGTAG